A stretch of Rubinisphaera margarita DNA encodes these proteins:
- a CDS encoding DUF1592 domain-containing protein produces MLAVSLTLFSGRPATAADAFVTRYCADCHTGESAEGGFQLSSLDQDLKSAAGFAIWERLYDRIDSGEMPPADAEQPAATEKQRFLAQLNQRLTTAHQAERGTVLRRLNRREYENTMNDLFGTNLNLEAMLPEDGRSHEFDNVGSALGLSMIHLQSYMDAASVVLDSAIASTVERPEANLIEASYLGSREGDQFIGKVWKQLADDSVVRFAGGGYPTGMLRGTNVRNPGYYRVRVNGYAYQSEQPIGFSVGGTSFARGSDKPIFGFYSFKPGSPEQSPQSIEFTTWIENNYMIQIEPYGINDPDRYKRDKIDGYTGPGLAIHSVVMEGPLVDEFPSRGHRLIFDGLSREEIPPRNPRDRERTYYRPTFTVSSNDETADVRRSLERVATAAFRRPARSEDLLPYLELYQAERERGSEIEDALRTAVTAVFTSPEFLYLVEPAGTLDDYALASRLSYFLTRSSPDDKLLAKADANQLSRPGGLRAEVDRLLNDERFGRFLTDFTESWLNLREMDFTAPDQTLFPEYDEFLRYSMPLETEAFLRELIISNLPACNLVKSDFAMLNSRLASHYELPPVDGAQIRKVSLPAGHLRGGLLTQASILKVTANGTNSSPVVRGVWVTERILGTVPQPPPPGIPGVEPDIRGAETLRALLDKHRDLDSCKACHEKIDPPGFALEAFNPVGGYRERYRSLGDGERPDVLIDGRKVRYRLGPPVDCSGELSDGSRFQNYLEFRDQLAENDEILARTFVTKLLTFATGREMGFSDRPVIENIVQQARASNYGLKDLLYAAVESEIFRQK; encoded by the coding sequence ATGCTCGCGGTTTCGCTGACCCTCTTTTCCGGTCGTCCAGCAACTGCGGCGGATGCCTTTGTCACCCGTTATTGTGCCGACTGTCATACGGGTGAATCGGCAGAGGGCGGATTTCAACTCTCGAGTCTGGATCAGGATCTCAAGTCAGCCGCTGGCTTCGCGATCTGGGAACGGCTGTACGACCGGATCGACTCCGGTGAGATGCCGCCCGCTGATGCCGAGCAGCCTGCCGCGACCGAGAAGCAGAGGTTTCTCGCTCAGCTGAATCAGCGTCTCACGACCGCCCATCAGGCCGAACGGGGCACCGTGCTGCGGCGGCTGAATCGTCGTGAGTACGAGAACACGATGAACGACCTGTTCGGGACAAACCTCAATCTGGAGGCGATGCTGCCGGAAGACGGGCGTTCGCACGAGTTCGATAATGTCGGTTCCGCGCTTGGACTGTCGATGATTCATCTGCAAAGCTACATGGACGCGGCTTCCGTTGTGCTTGACTCGGCGATCGCCAGCACGGTCGAACGCCCGGAAGCGAATCTCATCGAGGCAAGCTATCTCGGCTCCCGCGAAGGGGATCAGTTCATCGGCAAGGTCTGGAAACAGCTGGCCGATGACTCGGTCGTTCGCTTCGCCGGAGGCGGCTATCCGACGGGGATGCTGCGCGGGACCAACGTTCGCAATCCGGGCTACTATCGCGTTCGCGTGAACGGCTACGCCTATCAATCGGAGCAGCCGATCGGGTTCTCGGTCGGAGGAACCTCGTTTGCGCGAGGTTCCGACAAGCCGATCTTCGGTTTCTACTCGTTCAAGCCGGGTTCGCCCGAGCAGTCGCCGCAGTCGATCGAGTTCACGACGTGGATCGAAAACAACTACATGATTCAGATCGAGCCCTACGGCATCAACGATCCCGATCGCTACAAACGGGACAAGATCGACGGCTACACCGGCCCCGGTCTGGCGATTCATTCGGTCGTCATGGAAGGGCCACTGGTTGACGAGTTTCCGTCGCGGGGACATCGGCTGATTTTCGATGGCCTGAGCCGCGAAGAGATTCCGCCCCGCAATCCCCGCGATCGGGAACGGACCTACTATCGTCCGACGTTTACGGTCAGCTCGAACGATGAAACCGCCGATGTGCGGCGTTCGCTGGAACGAGTTGCCACAGCGGCCTTCCGTCGACCGGCCCGTTCGGAGGATCTGCTCCCCTATCTGGAGCTGTATCAGGCAGAACGTGAACGTGGCAGCGAAATCGAAGATGCTCTGCGAACGGCCGTGACGGCTGTCTTCACCTCGCCGGAGTTCCTCTATCTGGTCGAGCCGGCCGGAACGCTGGATGATTATGCGCTGGCAAGTCGCCTGTCCTACTTCCTGACTCGCAGCTCGCCGGACGACAAGTTGCTTGCCAAAGCGGATGCGAACCAACTCTCACGACCAGGCGGGTTACGGGCAGAGGTCGATCGGCTGCTCAACGACGAGCGATTCGGCCGCTTTCTGACCGACTTCACGGAGTCCTGGCTGAATCTGCGGGAGATGGACTTCACGGCTCCCGATCAAACCCTTTTTCCCGAATACGACGAGTTCCTCCGCTATTCGATGCCGCTGGAGACAGAAGCGTTTCTACGCGAGTTGATCATTTCCAATCTGCCGGCTTGCAATCTGGTGAAGTCGGACTTCGCCATGCTGAACTCGCGGCTGGCCAGTCATTACGAACTGCCACCGGTCGATGGAGCGCAGATTCGCAAGGTCTCTCTCCCAGCCGGACATCTGCGCGGGGGACTGCTCACACAGGCGAGCATTCTGAAAGTGACCGCGAATGGAACCAATTCCTCACCGGTCGTCCGGGGTGTCTGGGTCACCGAACGGATTCTCGGCACTGTGCCTCAACCCCCTCCGCCGGGTATTCCGGGAGTCGAACCCGATATTCGCGGAGCGGAAACCCTGCGGGCTTTGCTGGATAAGCACCGTGATCTCGACAGCTGTAAAGCCTGTCACGAGAAGATCGATCCCCCCGGCTTCGCGCTGGAGGCGTTCAATCCGGTGGGCGGCTACCGGGAACGATATCGTTCCCTGGGCGACGGAGAGCGGCCGGACGTGCTGATTGACGGGCGGAAGGTTCGTTATCGCCTCGGCCCGCCGGTCGACTGCTCGGGCGAGCTCTCGGACGGCTCGCGTTTTCAGAATTATCTGGAGTTTCGCGATCAACTGGCGGAGAATGATGAAATACTCGCCAGAACGTTCGTGACCAAACTGTTGACGTTCGCCACGGGCCGCGAAATGGGCTTCTCCGATCGTCCGGTCATTGAGAACATCGTGCAGCAGGCCCGGGCCAGCAATTACGGTCTGAAGGATCTGCTGTATGCCGCCGTTGAGAGTGAGATCTTTCGGCAGAAGTAG
- a CDS encoding DUF1801 domain-containing protein: MQSAAATVDDYLNELPEERRQVVAKIHQTITEALPDGFDVQMAYGMIGYVVPHALYPSGYHCAPKQPLPFMSLANQKRHIGLYHMGLYEGGKLHDWFVAEYPKQCRTKLDMGKCCVRLKKVDDIPYELISDLAGKITAQEWISIYESSLKQPRTR, encoded by the coding sequence ATGCAATCCGCCGCCGCCACAGTCGATGACTATCTGAACGAACTGCCCGAAGAACGTCGGCAGGTTGTGGCGAAGATCCATCAAACGATCACCGAGGCTCTGCCGGACGGGTTCGATGTGCAGATGGCCTATGGCATGATCGGCTACGTGGTCCCGCATGCGCTCTACCCGAGTGGATACCACTGTGCCCCGAAACAACCGTTGCCGTTTATGTCGCTGGCGAACCAAAAGCGGCACATCGGTCTGTACCACATGGGACTATACGAGGGCGGAAAACTCCACGACTGGTTCGTGGCCGAGTACCCGAAACAGTGTCGCACGAAGCTCGACATGGGCAAGTGCTGCGTCCGCCTGAAGAAAGTCGACGACATCCCGTACGAGCTGATCTCCGACCTTGCCGGAAAGATAACGGCCCAGGAGTGGATCAGCATCTACGAGTCCTCCCTGAAACAACCGAGAACCAGATGA
- a CDS encoding DUF1552 domain-containing protein, translated as MKRRVLDRRHFLRGTGAAVALPFLSAMEPAFAQATGRANPEGVHRFVAVCGSLGFHTPALFPEAEGKEYPLTPYLQHLADHRDRFTVFSGLSHPEQNGNNGHASMLTWLTSAQRPGLAGFKNTVSLDQLMAERLGGVTRLPYLSLSTNGESLSWTANGVSIPAEQSPSRLFKTLFITGSPREIEAELRELERGRSILDTVAGQARKLDRTLGPQDRAKLDEYLTSVRSLETRIGQTEQWTKRDKPAVNYEPPQDVADKQDILAKQRLMYDMMALALQTDSTRVMTFSLGGMNAVPSNIPGVSTDWHNLSHHGKDEEKIEELKIIEEHEFMAFGEFLTKIRGLTEAGRPLLDSTSILFGSNLGNASAHDWHNLPIIVAGGGYRHHGYVAHDAQNNTPLANLFVTFAQQMGIETDTFGSSTAAGIRGLETA; from the coding sequence ATGAAGCGACGCGTATTGGATCGGCGGCATTTTCTGCGGGGAACCGGCGCGGCGGTCGCTCTGCCGTTTCTCAGTGCGATGGAACCGGCTTTCGCTCAAGCCACCGGCCGGGCGAATCCGGAAGGCGTGCATCGCTTTGTCGCGGTCTGCGGCAGTCTGGGATTTCACACCCCGGCTCTGTTCCCCGAGGCAGAAGGGAAGGAGTATCCGCTCACGCCTTACCTGCAGCATCTGGCCGATCATCGGGATCGATTCACGGTTTTCTCGGGGTTGTCGCATCCAGAGCAGAACGGGAACAACGGCCACGCTTCAATGCTCACCTGGCTGACATCGGCCCAGCGTCCGGGGCTGGCCGGGTTCAAGAACACAGTCTCACTCGACCAGCTGATGGCCGAACGGCTCGGAGGCGTGACGCGGTTGCCGTATCTGTCGCTCAGCACGAACGGAGAATCACTTTCCTGGACGGCCAACGGAGTCAGTATCCCGGCCGAGCAGTCGCCGTCGCGACTCTTCAAGACGCTGTTTATCACCGGCAGTCCGCGCGAGATCGAAGCCGAGCTTCGAGAACTTGAACGGGGGCGCAGCATCCTCGACACGGTTGCCGGACAGGCGCGGAAACTCGATCGCACGCTCGGTCCGCAGGATCGTGCCAAGCTCGATGAATACCTGACATCCGTCCGCAGCCTTGAAACACGCATCGGACAGACCGAGCAGTGGACGAAGCGGGACAAACCGGCCGTGAATTACGAGCCGCCGCAGGACGTGGCCGATAAGCAGGATATCCTCGCCAAGCAGCGTCTGATGTATGACATGATGGCACTCGCCCTGCAGACCGACTCCACTCGGGTGATGACATTCTCCCTCGGCGGCATGAACGCCGTGCCGAGTAATATCCCGGGCGTGTCAACGGACTGGCATAACCTGTCCCATCACGGGAAGGACGAAGAGAAGATCGAGGAACTCAAGATCATCGAAGAGCACGAGTTCATGGCCTTCGGCGAGTTTCTCACAAAGATCCGCGGCCTGACCGAAGCAGGGCGGCCGCTGCTCGACAGCACGTCGATCCTGTTCGGCTCCAATCTCGGAAACGCGTCGGCTCACGACTGGCACAATCTGCCGATCATCGTCGCCGGCGGCGGGTATCGGCATCACGGCTACGTCGCTCACGACGCGCAGAACAACACTCCGCTGGCGAATCTGTTCGTCACCTTCGCTCAGCAGATGGGCATCGAAACCGACACCTTCGGCTCCAGCACAGCCGCCGGCATCCGCGGGTTGGAAACCGCGTAG
- a CDS encoding sulfatase — translation MLKHLRLAAGLLSLLVTLPLSAAEKPNFVFILVDDLGKEDMSIEGSEFYETPHIDSIAEKSLRFERGYSACQVCSPSRAAIQTGKTPARVKITDYIAVGRQNQPDKWKRNTKLMPAEYEPELPLSEVTIAEALKEHGYKTFFAGKWHLGGEGYTPSDQGYDINQGGFHFGTPPGGFHAPYRNPKLSDDPPGTELPQRLGKETANFVRDQAAADQPFFAMLSFYSVHAPIQCSRERFEKFQAKAEEMGLTTRTEPRFLIDRTKEVRQVQDHPVYAGMMAALDDAVGQVLTALEESGAAKNTVVIFTSDNGGVSSGDGFATSCLPMRGGKGRQWEGGIRQPYYIHWPGVTSGGTTDQLATGMDFYPTILDIAGIPLKPDQHKDGISLVPVLKGNGEKERSLFWHYPHYGNQGGEPSSILMQGDWKLIHYFEDDRNELYNVAEDIGEQNDLSEKHPDRVKTMLADLKEWQKDVDASYPTRNQNYNEAADARSMQNLKEKDVPNREREHARYLKPDFTPRGGWWDEKK, via the coding sequence ATGCTGAAACATCTGAGACTGGCCGCCGGCCTGCTGTCCCTCCTCGTTACGCTTCCCCTTTCCGCAGCTGAGAAGCCGAACTTTGTCTTCATTCTCGTCGACGATCTCGGCAAGGAAGACATGAGCATCGAGGGGAGCGAGTTCTACGAGACGCCGCACATCGACAGCATTGCCGAGAAATCGCTGCGGTTTGAACGCGGCTATTCGGCCTGCCAGGTCTGCAGTCCTTCACGAGCCGCCATTCAGACGGGTAAGACGCCGGCTCGGGTGAAGATCACCGATTACATCGCCGTCGGGCGGCAGAATCAGCCGGACAAATGGAAACGGAACACGAAACTGATGCCGGCCGAGTATGAGCCGGAACTGCCGCTGTCGGAAGTGACGATTGCCGAGGCTCTCAAGGAACATGGCTACAAGACTTTCTTCGCCGGGAAATGGCATCTGGGGGGAGAAGGCTACACGCCGAGCGATCAGGGTTACGATATCAATCAGGGAGGCTTCCACTTCGGCACCCCTCCCGGCGGTTTTCATGCTCCGTACCGGAATCCGAAACTGAGCGACGATCCCCCCGGCACCGAGTTGCCGCAGCGGCTCGGAAAGGAAACGGCCAACTTCGTTCGCGATCAGGCCGCCGCCGATCAGCCGTTCTTCGCGATGCTGTCGTTCTACTCCGTGCACGCTCCGATTCAGTGCAGCCGCGAGCGATTCGAGAAGTTCCAGGCCAAAGCTGAAGAGATGGGCCTGACAACACGCACCGAGCCGCGGTTTCTGATCGATCGCACCAAAGAAGTCCGCCAGGTGCAGGACCACCCGGTTTATGCCGGCATGATGGCCGCTCTCGATGACGCCGTCGGGCAGGTGCTGACCGCTCTGGAAGAAAGCGGAGCCGCGAAGAACACGGTCGTCATCTTCACCTCCGACAACGGCGGCGTTTCCTCCGGCGATGGCTTCGCCACGAGCTGCCTGCCAATGCGGGGCGGCAAGGGACGACAGTGGGAAGGGGGCATCCGGCAGCCGTACTATATTCACTGGCCCGGCGTCACCAGCGGCGGCACGACCGACCAACTTGCCACCGGGATGGACTTCTACCCGACGATCCTCGATATCGCCGGCATCCCCCTCAAACCGGATCAGCACAAAGACGGCATCAGCCTCGTGCCGGTCCTCAAGGGGAACGGCGAGAAGGAGCGTTCGCTCTTCTGGCATTACCCGCATTACGGCAACCAGGGGGGCGAGCCTTCGTCGATCCTCATGCAGGGCGACTGGAAGCTGATCCATTACTTCGAAGACGACCGCAACGAACTCTACAACGTAGCCGAAGACATCGGCGAGCAGAACGATCTTTCCGAGAAGCACCCGGATCGCGTCAAAACGATGCTGGCCGACCTGAAGGAGTGGCAGAAAGACGTCGACGCCAGCTACCCGACCCGCAATCAGAACTACAACGAAGCCGCCGACGCCCGTTCAATGCAGAACCTGAAGGAGAAGGATGTCCCCAACCGCGAACGTGAACACGCCCGCTACCTGAAACCCGACTTCACCCCCCGCGGCGGCTGGTGGGATGAGAAGAAGTAA
- a CDS encoding D-sedoheptulose-7-phosphate isomerase — translation MLGTVLNVEAYLGRFGELLNQIDATTVAQLSDDIYRCYEEGRMVFICGNGGSGSNSSHFCEDLGKSTLDPKDFENDDVKRLKVMSLTDNTPYILAWGNDEGFDRIFVEQLKNFASPGDLLISISGSGNSANILKAVDWANKHSLTTWGITGYTGGKLRDLAQHELHIPLDDMGMVETAHLLAFHWVLNDVHARINSVGRYDSQTAPQTLPLRKAA, via the coding sequence ATGCTCGGTACAGTCTTGAACGTCGAAGCCTACCTCGGTCGCTTTGGCGAATTGCTGAATCAGATTGATGCCACTACGGTGGCCCAGCTTAGCGACGATATCTATCGCTGCTATGAAGAGGGCCGGATGGTGTTTATCTGCGGCAACGGCGGCAGTGGGTCGAATTCGTCTCACTTCTGCGAAGATCTCGGAAAAAGTACTCTGGATCCCAAGGATTTCGAGAACGACGACGTCAAACGCCTGAAGGTGATGAGCCTCACCGACAATACCCCTTACATTCTGGCCTGGGGGAACGATGAAGGATTCGATCGGATCTTCGTCGAACAGCTGAAGAATTTCGCGTCGCCCGGCGATCTGCTGATTTCGATCAGCGGAAGTGGCAACAGCGCCAACATTCTCAAGGCGGTCGACTGGGCCAACAAGCACAGTCTCACCACCTGGGGCATTACCGGATACACCGGCGGCAAGCTTCGCGATCTGGCTCAGCACGAATTGCACATTCCGCTGGACGACATGGGCATGGTGGAAACTGCTCACCTGCTGGCCTTCCACTGGGTGCTCAACGATGTCCACGCTCGTATCAACAGCGTTGGACGCTACGACTCTCAGACGGCTCCACAGACTCTGCCGCTCCGCAAGGCGGCTTAG